A DNA window from Nyctibius grandis isolate bNycGra1 chromosome 25, bNycGra1.pri, whole genome shotgun sequence contains the following coding sequences:
- the TRAPPC4 gene encoding trafficking protein particle complex subunit 4 isoform X2, whose product MAIFSVYVVNKAGGLIYQLDHYAPRADTEKTFSFPLDLVLRPHDERVVVAFGQRDGIRVGHAVLAINGAEVNGRFTADGKDVLEFLGNPANYPVSIRFGRHRLSSNEKLMLASMFHSLFAIGSQLSPEVGSSGIEMLETDTFKLHCFQTLTGIKFVVLADPRQAGIDALLRKIYEIYSDFALKNPFYSLEMPIRCELFDQNLKLALEVAEKAGPFGPGS is encoded by the exons ATGGCGATCTTCAGCGTGTACGTGGTGAACAAGGCGGGCGGCCTCATCTACCAGCTGGACCACTACGCGCCCCGCGCCGACACCGAGAAGACGTTCAGCTTCCCGCTCGACCTCGTCCTGCGCCCGCACGACGAGCGCGTCGTCGTCGCCTTCGGACAGCGCGACGGCATCCGCG TGGGCCACGCCGTGCTGGCCATCAACGGCGCCGAGGTCAACGGGCGCTTCACGGCGGACGGGAAGGATGTGTTGGAGTTCCTGGGCAACCCCGCCAACTACCCGGTGTCCATCCGCTTCGGCCGCCACCGCCTCTCCTCCAACGAGAAGCTCATGCTGGCCTCCATGTTCCACTC GCTCTTCGCCATCGGGTCGCAGCTGTCCCCCGAGGTGGGGAGCTCCGGGATCGAGATGCTGGAGACGGACACCTTCAAGCTGCACTGCTTCCAGACGCTCACAG GGATCAAATTCGTGGTTCTTGCTGACCCGAGGCAGGCGGGGATAGACGCCCTCCTCCGCAAGATCTACGAGATCTACTCTGACTTTGCTCTGAAGAATCCTTTCTACTCCCTGGAGATGCCAATCAG GTGTGAGTTGTTTGATCAGAACTTGAAACTTGCTCTGGAGGTGGCAGAGAAAGCCGGACCCTTCGGACCTGGATCGTAG
- the TRAPPC4 gene encoding trafficking protein particle complex subunit 4 isoform X3, whose protein sequence is MAIFSVYVVNKAGGLIYQLDHYAPRADTEKTFSFPLDLVLRPHDERVVVAFGQRDGIRVGHAVLAINGAEVNGRFTADGKDVLEFLGNPANYPVSIRFGRHRLSSNEKLMLASMFHSLFAIGSQLSPEVGSSGIEMLETDTFKLHCFQTLTGTVCPGAPELGLPHASVIVTPGIKFVVLADPRQAGIDALLRKIYEIYSDFALKNPFYSLEMPIRCELFDQNLKLALEVAEKAGPFGPGS, encoded by the exons ATGGCGATCTTCAGCGTGTACGTGGTGAACAAGGCGGGCGGCCTCATCTACCAGCTGGACCACTACGCGCCCCGCGCCGACACCGAGAAGACGTTCAGCTTCCCGCTCGACCTCGTCCTGCGCCCGCACGACGAGCGCGTCGTCGTCGCCTTCGGACAGCGCGACGGCATCCGCG TGGGCCACGCCGTGCTGGCCATCAACGGCGCCGAGGTCAACGGGCGCTTCACGGCGGACGGGAAGGATGTGTTGGAGTTCCTGGGCAACCCCGCCAACTACCCGGTGTCCATCCGCTTCGGCCGCCACCGCCTCTCCTCCAACGAGAAGCTCATGCTGGCCTCCATGTTCCACTC GCTCTTCGCCATCGGGTCGCAGCTGTCCCCCGAGGTGGGGAGCTCCGGGATCGAGATGCTGGAGACGGACACCTTCAAGCTGCACTGCTTCCAGACGCTCACAGGTACCGTCTGCCCAGGGGCACCCG AGCTCGGCCTTCCTCACGCTTCTGTCATTGTGACTCCAGGGATCAAATTCGTGGTTCTTGCTGACCCGAGGCAGGCGGGGATAGACGCCCTCCTCCGCAAGATCTACGAGATCTACTCTGACTTTGCTCTGAAGAATCCTTTCTACTCCCTGGAGATGCCAATCAG GTGTGAGTTGTTTGATCAGAACTTGAAACTTGCTCTGGAGGTGGCAGAGAAAGCCGGACCCTTCGGACCTGGATCGTAG
- the TRAPPC4 gene encoding trafficking protein particle complex subunit 4 isoform X1 produces MAIFSVYVVNKAGGLIYQLDHYAPRADTEKTFSFPLDLVLRPHDERVVVAFGQRDGIRVGHAVLAINGAEVNGRFTADGKDVLEFLGNPANYPVSIRFGRHRLSSNEKLMLASMFHSLFAIGSQLSPEVGSSGIEMLETDTFKLHCFQTLTGIKFVVLADPRQAGIDALLRKIYEIYSDFALKNPFYSLEMPISRADPEADGRGKTQHTAAGTGHRPVFPALFCWGSGRCASLVPSLLS; encoded by the exons ATGGCGATCTTCAGCGTGTACGTGGTGAACAAGGCGGGCGGCCTCATCTACCAGCTGGACCACTACGCGCCCCGCGCCGACACCGAGAAGACGTTCAGCTTCCCGCTCGACCTCGTCCTGCGCCCGCACGACGAGCGCGTCGTCGTCGCCTTCGGACAGCGCGACGGCATCCGCG TGGGCCACGCCGTGCTGGCCATCAACGGCGCCGAGGTCAACGGGCGCTTCACGGCGGACGGGAAGGATGTGTTGGAGTTCCTGGGCAACCCCGCCAACTACCCGGTGTCCATCCGCTTCGGCCGCCACCGCCTCTCCTCCAACGAGAAGCTCATGCTGGCCTCCATGTTCCACTC GCTCTTCGCCATCGGGTCGCAGCTGTCCCCCGAGGTGGGGAGCTCCGGGATCGAGATGCTGGAGACGGACACCTTCAAGCTGCACTGCTTCCAGACGCTCACAG GGATCAAATTCGTGGTTCTTGCTGACCCGAGGCAGGCGGGGATAGACGCCCTCCTCCGCAAGATCTACGAGATCTACTCTGACTTTGCTCTGAAGAATCCTTTCTACTCCCTGGAGATGCCAATCAG cagagcagacccAGAGGCTGACGGAAGGGGGAAGACACAGCACACTGCTGCAGGGACGGGACACCGACCTGTCTTTCCAGCACTGTTCTGCTGGGGGAGCGGGAGGTGCGCTTCCTTGGTACCATCCCTGCTGTCCTAA
- the RPS25 gene encoding small ribosomal subunit protein eS25 translates to MAPPARKWRHAVPRKPPPSTGLPPPARPALPFSADILGSSRRRSMPPKDDKKKKDAGKSAKKDKDPVNKSGGKAKKKKWSKGKVRDKLNNLVLFDKATYDKLCKEVPNYKLITPAVVSERLKIRGSLARAALQELLSKGLIKLVSKHRAQVIYTRNTKGGDAPAAGEDA, encoded by the exons ATGGCGCCGCCCGCCCGGAAGTGGCGTCACGCCGTGCCCCGGAAGCCGCCCCCGAGCACGGGGCTTCCCCCGCCCGCGCGCCCGGCGCTTCCTTTCTCGGCCGACATCTTGgggagcagccgccgccgcagcATG CCGCCCAAAGACGACAAGAAGAAGAAGGACGCGGGCAAGTCCGCCAAAAAGGACAAGGACCCGGTCAACAAGTCCGGCGGCAAGGCCAAGAAGAAG AAGTGGTCCAAGGGGAAAGTGAGAGACAAGTTGAACAACCTTGTGCTGTTTGACAAGGCCACTTATGACAAACTGTGCAAAGAAGTGCCCAACTACAAGCTCATCACACCTGCAGTTGTCTCGGAGAGACTGAAGATTCGAGGCTCCCTGGCTAGGGCTGCCCTCCAGGAGCTGCTCAGCAAAG gtTTGATCAAACTGGTGTCCAAGCACCGAGCCCAAGTGATCTACACCAGAAACACAAAAGGTGGAGACGCACCTGCTGCAGGGGAGGACGCGTAG
- the CENATAC gene encoding centrosomal AT-AC splicing factor has protein sequence MAVHYCGLCRRTSFCGRRHLYSAAHRRRLREALGRLQEEVAAARAAAGAGAVRRYDPAEHERRVWCLCCGRGVRRDGRRGGLALPGAGLLQHLAGPEHRRETARFWRENRAEAALRERLLVPAEEYERLAEALERALAEHQRREEERIRQMAAGIREAERRQRETVQAALQLQTEPELCAGPSVCSPPAGPEGDSSHDAEQPGPSGTQTGPDLNWMEPGQALTFIGHQETEGKGNVHTGAKPPWLTEEEDGSKPQIGPSYEEFLKQKERQKLKKLPAERVGANFDHTSQTGDSWLPSFGRVWNYGRRWQSRHQFRTESGEKKKKR, from the exons atGGCGGTGCACTACTGCGGCCTCTGCCGCCGCACCTCCTTCTGCGGCCGCCGGCACCTGTACAGCGCCGCGCaccggcggcggctgcgggaggCGCTGGGccggctgcaggaggaggtggcggcggcgcgggcggcggcgggcgcgggggccgTGCGGCGCTACGACCCGGCGGAGCACGAGCGGCGCGTGTGGTGCCTGTGCTGCGGGCGCGGCGTGCGGCGGGacgggcggcgcggcgggctgGCGCTGCCGGGGGCCGGCCTGCTGCAGCACCTGGCCGG GCCCGAGCACCGGCGGGAGACGGCGCGGTTCTGGCGGGAGAACAGGGCGGAGGCGGCGCTGCGGGAGCGGCTCCTGGTGCCGGCCGAGGAGTACGAGCGCTTGGCGGAGGCGCTGGAGCGGGCGCTGGCCGAGCACCAGCGGCGGGAGGAGGAGCGCATCCGCCAG ATGGCGGCCGGCATCCGGGAAGCCGAGCGCAGGCAGCGGGAGACAGTGCAGGCCGCCCTTCAG CTTCAAACAGAGCCGGAGCTGTGTGCAGGACCGTCTGTCTGCAGCCCCCCTGCGGGACCCGAAGG GGACTCCTCCCATGACGCAGAGCAGCCTGGCCCGAGTGGGACGCAGACAGGACCCGACTTAAACTGGATGGAACCAGGCCAGGCTTTGACCTTCATTGGCCACCAG gaaacagaagggaaaggaaatgtcCACACAG GCGCAAAACCTCCGTGGCTaacagaggaagaggatggaAGTAAACCACAAATTGGACCTTCGTACGAGgaatttctaaaacaaa AGGAGAGGCAGAAGCTGAAAAAGCTCCCAGCGGAGCGTGTTGGTGCCAACTTTGACCATACCTCTCAGACAGGCGACAGCTGGCTCCCCTCCTTCGGGCGGGTGTGGAATTACGGCAGGAGGTGGCAGTCCAG GCATCAGTTTAGAACTGAAtcaggggaaaagaagaaaaaaaggtga